The proteins below come from a single Mytilus edulis chromosome 5, xbMytEdul2.2, whole genome shotgun sequence genomic window:
- the LOC139524617 gene encoding small ribosomal subunit protein eS25-like, producing MGAKKPDPKGGSKGGSKQPVKKKEGGGKAKKKKWSKGKVRDKLNNLVLFDKVTLEKFRKEVPSYKLITPSVVSERLKIRGSLAKKGLLDLHKEGKIRMVSKHHSQWIFTRSTTAEEAEEAASAAAEAKEADKAEKAEKGGKGKKKAGKADKEEKAEK from the exons ATG GGAGCTAAAAAACCAGACCCTAAAGGAGGGTCCAAAGGGGGCTCAAAACAGCCAGTTAAAAAGAAGGAAGGCGGAGGAAAGGCCAAGAAGAAG AAGTGGTCCAAAGGAAAGGTCAGGGAcaagttgaacaatttggttttatttgacaAGGTTACTCttgaaaaatttagaaaagaagTACCTAGCTACAAATTGATCACACCATCAGTAGTGTCAGAAAGACTGAAAATCAGAGGTTCCCTAGCCAAGAAAGGATTGTTAGATTTACACAAGGAAG GAAAAATCCGCATGGTTTCCAAGCACCACTCGCAATGGATCTTTACCAGATCCACCACTGCAGAAGAGGCTGAGGAAGCTGCATCAGCAGCTGCAGAAGCTAAAGAAGCTGACAAAGCAGAAAAAGCTGAGAAGGGTGGCAAAGGAAAGAAGAAGGCTGGCAAGGCAGACAAAGAAGAGAAAGccgaaaaataa